A stretch of the Streptomyces ortus genome encodes the following:
- a CDS encoding DUF397 domain-containing protein: MAQVTWQRSSFCGGGGNNCVEVAATTNGAALRESDSPTEVLATDQRTLLSLIRGIKTATMPLRASRP; encoded by the coding sequence ATGGCTCAGGTCACCTGGCAACGGTCGTCCTTCTGCGGCGGAGGAGGCAACAACTGCGTAGAAGTCGCCGCGACCACGAACGGCGCCGCCCTCCGCGAAAGCGACAGCCCCACCGAGGTCCTGGCGACGGACCAGCGCACCCTCCTGTCGCTGATACGCGGGATAAAGACGGCCACCATGCCGCTCCGGGCTTCGCGCCCCTGA
- a CDS encoding helix-turn-helix domain-containing protein: MAPRTPLTHRKRRLASEMRRLREQAGISIQEAASLLGSDRTMISNVEAARTGLSEERVRQIACLYRCPDPALVDALAAVAGPRRATYWWDEYRGKLPDGHLEVSEVEHFATRIRTAQTVHLPGLFQTEDHARAIFEFSVPKLRRLEVELRVEHRLRRQGILNGQNPTPYVGIIHEAALRLEFGGRDVARAQLEHLADAADRDHVTLLVIPFSAGAFHGAGQSVLYAEGPVQQLDTVQLDTTLGAQFVDAPALLANYRALLDLMEQSALPADESQKFIRTIAHAL; the protein is encoded by the coding sequence ATGGCCCCAAGAACCCCACTCACGCACCGCAAACGGCGCCTGGCCTCGGAGATGCGCCGGTTGCGCGAGCAGGCGGGCATCTCCATTCAGGAAGCGGCCTCACTGCTCGGGTCGGACCGGACGATGATCTCCAACGTCGAAGCGGCACGCACCGGCCTCAGCGAGGAGCGAGTACGCCAGATTGCGTGCCTCTACAGGTGCCCGGACCCTGCGCTCGTCGACGCCCTGGCAGCGGTGGCGGGACCGCGCCGAGCCACCTACTGGTGGGACGAGTACCGGGGGAAGCTCCCCGACGGCCACCTGGAGGTCTCGGAGGTCGAGCACTTCGCCACCCGCATTCGCACAGCGCAGACGGTTCACCTTCCGGGCCTCTTCCAGACGGAGGACCACGCACGGGCCATCTTTGAGTTCTCGGTTCCCAAACTGCGGCGATTGGAAGTCGAGCTACGGGTCGAACACCGACTCAGGCGACAGGGCATCCTCAACGGCCAGAACCCGACGCCGTACGTCGGAATCATCCATGAGGCCGCTCTGCGGCTGGAGTTCGGCGGACGCGACGTCGCGCGGGCCCAGCTCGAACACCTTGCGGACGCGGCCGATCGCGATCATGTGACGCTGCTCGTGATCCCTTTCAGCGCCGGAGCCTTTCATGGAGCGGGGCAATCAGTCCTCTACGCCGAGGGCCCGGTACAGCAGTTGGACACCGTGCAACTGGACACCACGCTCGGCGCCCAGTTCGTGGATGCCCCTGCCCTTCTGGCGAACTATCGTGCTCTTCTGGACCTGATGGAACAGTCGGCGCTGCCCGCCGACGAGTCACAGAAGTTCATCCGGACCATCGCGCACGCACTCTGA
- a CDS encoding ATP-binding protein yields the protein MSTEHDRSHHPTGPPAPDYLLPALDPLTGLPDPPPLSFTAPWHYELRFPCDPRGPGIARLTLRAVLDAHGLHELNDRAELLTSELATNSVRHTKGPASVRLQWLHPVLRVSVWDMSPDLPTLPGPLGALPASPGAHAVGGRGLLILGMVADRWGGCAIGGEPMGPGGKTLWFELNLPVPPPNGTLAPALVA from the coding sequence GTGAGCACAGAGCACGACCGGAGTCACCACCCGACCGGCCCTCCTGCCCCCGACTACCTCCTCCCCGCCCTCGACCCCCTGACCGGTCTCCCGGACCCTCCGCCCCTTTCCTTCACCGCGCCCTGGCACTACGAACTGCGCTTCCCCTGCGACCCGCGGGGCCCTGGCATCGCCCGTCTGACGCTGCGCGCCGTTCTGGACGCTCACGGTCTTCACGAACTCAACGACCGGGCCGAGCTGTTGACGTCGGAGCTGGCGACCAACTCCGTACGGCACACGAAGGGCCCCGCCTCCGTACGGCTCCAGTGGCTGCACCCCGTACTGCGGGTCAGTGTCTGGGACATGAGCCCGGACCTGCCGACGCTGCCCGGACCACTGGGCGCGCTGCCCGCGTCACCCGGGGCCCATGCGGTCGGCGGCCGAGGCCTGCTGATCCTGGGCATGGTCGCCGACCGGTGGGGCGGTTGCGCCATAGGCGGTGAGCCGATGGGGCCGGGCGGCAAGACACTCTGGTTCGAGCTGAACCTGCCCGTTCCACCGCCGAACGGCACCCTCGCACCCGCACTCGTCGCCTGA
- a CDS encoding putative quinol monooxygenase: protein MATQVSKAVLVRLEALPGKEDDVRDFLNQGLAIVEGEPKTVRWFGVQFGPSSFGIFDAFPDDDGRQTHLSGQVAQALGANTGVLFQEPTIEQLDVVAEKQPV, encoded by the coding sequence ATGGCAACACAGGTCAGCAAAGCGGTTCTGGTACGCCTCGAAGCACTGCCCGGCAAGGAGGACGACGTCCGCGACTTCCTGAACCAGGGGCTCGCGATCGTCGAAGGGGAGCCCAAGACCGTCAGGTGGTTCGGAGTCCAGTTCGGACCCTCGTCGTTCGGGATCTTCGACGCCTTTCCCGACGACGACGGGCGCCAGACGCACCTGTCGGGTCAGGTCGCCCAAGCACTCGGCGCGAACACGGGCGTGCTCTTCCAGGAGCCCACGATCGAGCAGCTCGACGTCGTCGCGGAGAAGCAGCCCGTGTAG
- a CDS encoding DUF427 domain-containing protein: protein MTKGHRITVEQGTEHVRAVHNGKVLADSTRPLVLRETGLPPRYYLPPEDVHVDLLTPSDTSTHCPFKGDASYWSLPDAPDLVWAYPDPKPEVAEIKDHFCFYEVETVEAG, encoded by the coding sequence GTGACCAAGGGCCATCGCATCACCGTCGAACAGGGCACCGAGCACGTCCGGGCGGTCCACAACGGCAAGGTGCTCGCCGACAGCACCCGCCCCCTGGTGCTGCGCGAGACGGGCCTCCCGCCGCGCTACTACCTCCCGCCGGAGGACGTCCACGTGGACCTGCTGACCCCGTCGGACACGTCCACCCACTGCCCCTTCAAGGGAGACGCGTCCTACTGGTCGCTCCCGGACGCCCCGGACCTGGTGTGGGCATACCCGGACCCGAAGCCGGAGGTCGCCGAGATCAAGGACCACTTCTGCTTCTACGAGGTGGAGACGGTCGAGGCGGGCTGA
- a CDS encoding TIGR00730 family Rossman fold protein, translating into MNICVFLSAAELDERYTRPAREFAELLGKGGHTLVWGGSDVGLMKVVADGVQEAGGRLVGVSVEFLSAKARPGADEMIVARDLAERKALLLEHADAVVIMVGGTGTLDEATEILELKKHGHTDKPVVLLNTAGFYDGLKEQFLRMEAEGFLPVPLTDLVFFAEEAVGALAYLEESRGQQ; encoded by the coding sequence ATGAACATCTGCGTCTTCCTCTCCGCCGCCGAGCTCGACGAGCGCTACACCCGGCCCGCCCGCGAGTTCGCCGAGCTGCTCGGCAAGGGCGGGCACACGCTTGTGTGGGGTGGTTCGGACGTCGGCCTCATGAAGGTCGTCGCCGACGGGGTGCAGGAGGCGGGCGGGCGCCTCGTGGGGGTCTCCGTGGAGTTCCTGTCGGCGAAGGCGCGCCCCGGTGCCGACGAGATGATCGTCGCGCGGGATCTCGCGGAGCGGAAGGCGTTGCTCCTGGAGCACGCCGACGCCGTCGTCATCATGGTCGGCGGTACGGGCACCCTCGACGAGGCCACCGAGATCCTGGAGCTGAAGAAGCACGGGCACACCGACAAGCCGGTCGTCCTGCTCAACACCGCCGGGTTCTACGACGGGTTGAAGGAGCAGTTCCTGCGCATGGAGGCCGAGGGGTTCCTGCCCGTGCCGCTCACCGACCTGGTGTTCTTCGCCGAGGAAGCCGTCGGCGCGCTCGCCTATCTGGAAGAGAGCCGCGGCCAGCAGTGA
- a CDS encoding DUF5707 domain-containing protein, which translates to MSRRLALSVAAGVVLLGGAGGFALAHAGEQPPALADSAARYAAPEGDRDGSLTFGTDVTASSGVKSVKVLAWPEDSSFAEKGLTKKDMAVAESAVCEPAGEDTARCTYTVPVTAADAESSPRGAWHVAVLATDRNGNTTLDTEAAGFTVR; encoded by the coding sequence ATGTCCCGTCGTCTTGCCCTGTCCGTCGCCGCCGGTGTCGTCCTGCTCGGCGGCGCCGGTGGCTTCGCCCTGGCCCACGCCGGCGAGCAGCCCCCGGCCCTGGCGGACAGCGCCGCCCGCTACGCCGCTCCCGAGGGCGACCGCGACGGCTCGCTGACCTTCGGCACCGACGTCACGGCGTCCTCCGGGGTCAAGAGCGTGAAGGTGCTGGCGTGGCCCGAGGACTCGTCCTTCGCCGAGAAGGGGCTGACGAAGAAGGACATGGCCGTGGCGGAGTCCGCCGTCTGCGAGCCGGCCGGTGAGGACACCGCGCGCTGCACCTACACCGTCCCGGTCACCGCCGCCGACGCCGAGTCGTCCCCGCGCGGCGCCTGGCACGTCGCCGTCCTGGCCACCGACCGGAACGGCAACACGACGCTGGACACCGAGGCGGCCGGCTTCACCGTCCGCTGA
- a CDS encoding SDR family oxidoreductase: protein MAGMATHVITGAGSGIGAAVARRLHARGDELVLHARDAGRAKELAAEFPGARTLVGDLADPDRLSWAFSHQTLPDRVDSLLHIAGVIDLGRVGDLTPKTWRHQLDVNLISPAELTRHFLPQLRLTQGHVVFVNSGSGLNAYADWSAYAASKHGLKALADSLRHEEHGNGVRVTTVYPGRTASAMQAKVHQQEGKEYDPSKWIDPESVATTIVMALDLPRDAEVNDLTVRPGR, encoded by the coding sequence ATGGCGGGCATGGCTACTCATGTGATCACCGGAGCCGGCTCCGGCATCGGCGCGGCCGTCGCCCGCCGCCTCCACGCGCGGGGGGACGAACTCGTGCTGCACGCGCGCGACGCGGGCCGCGCGAAGGAGCTGGCCGCCGAGTTCCCCGGCGCCCGGACCCTCGTCGGCGACCTCGCGGACCCGGACCGGCTGTCCTGGGCGTTCTCCCACCAGACGCTCCCCGACCGGGTGGACTCGCTCCTGCACATCGCGGGCGTCATCGACCTCGGCAGGGTCGGCGACCTCACCCCGAAGACCTGGCGCCACCAGCTCGACGTCAATCTGATCTCGCCCGCCGAGCTGACCCGCCACTTCCTGCCCCAACTGCGGCTCACACAGGGCCACGTCGTCTTCGTGAACTCCGGTTCCGGGCTGAACGCGTACGCCGACTGGTCCGCGTACGCCGCCTCCAAGCACGGTCTGAAGGCCCTCGCCGACTCCCTGCGGCACGAGGAGCACGGCAACGGCGTCCGCGTCACCACCGTCTATCCGGGGCGCACCGCGAGCGCCATGCAGGCCAAGGTGCATCAGCAGGAGGGCAAGGAGTATGACCCCTCGAAGTGGATCGACCCCGAGTCCGTCGCCACGACCATCGTCATGGCGCTCGACCTGCCGAGGGACGCCGAGGTCAACGACCTGACGGTACGCCCCGGCCGCTGA
- a CDS encoding methionine synthase has product MPGGDARESAKSVAGTFEGPETGMPYLAELPARGPGADMIGRTAGMLSELYARVEPSGWRLGDRPGRDTKRARSWLGEDLDALEEFTQGYEGPLKVQAVGPWTLAAALELHNGEAALSDAGACRDLAGSLAEGLREHLADVRRRVPGAEIVLQLDEPSLIAVLRGQVRSASGYRTHRAVDRQLVEATLRDVIGMQEGGPSVVHSCAPDVPFALLRRAGATGVSFDFSLLTERDDDVIGEAVEAGTRLFAGVVPGTDGPLSDPAGSVMGVRTLWRRLGLSPGLLTDAVTLTPSCGLAGASPEYARRALAHCVRAARSLADNPE; this is encoded by the coding sequence ATGCCGGGCGGGGACGCCCGGGAGAGTGCCAAGAGCGTGGCCGGGACCTTCGAGGGCCCCGAGACAGGCATGCCGTACCTGGCGGAACTGCCCGCCCGCGGCCCCGGCGCCGACATGATCGGCCGGACCGCCGGAATGCTCTCCGAGCTGTACGCGCGCGTGGAGCCCAGCGGCTGGCGGCTCGGGGACCGGCCGGGCCGCGACACCAAGCGGGCCAGGTCCTGGCTCGGCGAGGACCTCGACGCCCTGGAGGAGTTCACCCAGGGCTACGAAGGGCCGCTGAAGGTGCAGGCCGTCGGCCCCTGGACGCTCGCGGCGGCCCTGGAGCTGCACAACGGCGAGGCGGCGCTCTCCGACGCCGGAGCCTGCCGGGACCTCGCCGGATCACTCGCCGAGGGGCTGCGCGAGCACCTCGCCGACGTACGCCGCCGTGTCCCCGGCGCCGAGATCGTCCTGCAGCTCGACGAGCCCTCGCTCATCGCCGTACTCCGGGGACAGGTGAGGTCCGCGAGCGGCTACCGCACCCACCGGGCCGTGGACCGGCAGCTCGTCGAGGCGACTCTCCGGGACGTGATCGGGATGCAGGAGGGCGGGCCCTCCGTCGTGCACTCGTGCGCCCCCGACGTGCCGTTCGCGCTGCTGCGCAGGGCCGGGGCGACCGGGGTCTCCTTCGACTTCTCGCTCCTCACCGAGCGTGACGACGACGTCATCGGGGAGGCGGTGGAGGCGGGGACCCGGCTCTTCGCCGGTGTCGTGCCGGGTACGGACGGTCCGTTGTCAGACCCTGCCGGTAGCGTCATGGGTGTCAGGACGCTGTGGCGCAGGCTGGGGCTGAGTCCGGGGCTTCTCACGGACGCGGTCACGCTCACCCCGTCGTGCGGACTCGCGGGCGCCTCTCCCGAGTACGCGCGCAGGGCGCTCGCCCACTGCGTACGGGCGGCGAGATCGCTCGCTGACAACCCGGAGTAA
- the ligA gene encoding NAD-dependent DNA ligase LigA, producing MAGDKDAQTASTEAGAETEAGAETGAEAEAGAEAKAGAEAEAGAGAKVEASAAGPAPSEAREKHAQLAEQIEEHRFRYYKNDAPIISDAEFDTLLRTLEALEDEYPELRTPDSPTQKVSGADAADFTTFSAVQHAERMLSLDNAFDDEELAAWSDRVAKDVGTSAYHFLCELKVDGLAVNLTYEHGRLTRAATRGDGRTGEDITPNVRTIAEIPDRLTGERIPDLVEIRGEVYFPMEKFEELNARLVEAGDKPFANPRNAAAGSLRQKDPRVTATRPLHMVVHGIGAREGFDIDCLSHAYELLREWGLPTTRYGKVVDDLDGVREFIAFYGENRHSVEHEIDGVVVKLDEIPLQGRLGSTSRAPRWAIAWKYAPEEVNTKLVNIRVGVGRTGRVTPYAQVEPVTVAGSEVEFATLHNQDVVKAKGVLIGDTVVLRKAGDVIPEILGPVVDLRDGSEREFVMPAECPECGTPLAPAKEGDIDLRCPNGRTCPAQLRERLFYLGGRKSLDIENFGYVAAAALTKPLEPSEPPLGDEGDLFDLTIEQLLPIRAYVLDQDSGLPKRDPKTGEEKIATVFANQEGAPRKNALAMLENIAAAKERPLARIITGLSIRHVGPVAAEALAREFRSIDRVEQATEEELAAVEGVGPIIAASLKQWFAVDWHQEILRKWKAAGVRMEEEGSGEDEGPRPLAGLTVVVTGTLERHTRDGAKEALQSRGAKVTGSVSKKTSFVVVGDNPGSKYDKAMQLKVPVLNEDGFAVLLEQGPEAAAEAALPIEG from the coding sequence GTGGCCGGCGACAAGGACGCACAGACCGCCTCGACCGAGGCCGGGGCGGAAACCGAGGCCGGGGCGGAAACCGGTGCCGAAGCCGAGGCCGGTGCCGAAGCCAAGGCCGGTGCCGAAGCCGAGGCAGGAGCCGGGGCCAAGGTCGAGGCCTCGGCCGCGGGGCCCGCGCCCAGCGAGGCACGGGAGAAGCACGCGCAGCTCGCCGAGCAGATCGAGGAGCACCGCTTCCGGTACTACAAGAATGACGCGCCGATCATCAGCGACGCGGAATTCGACACCCTCCTGCGCACCCTGGAGGCCCTGGAGGACGAGTATCCCGAGCTGCGCACCCCGGACTCCCCGACCCAGAAGGTCTCGGGGGCGGACGCGGCGGACTTCACGACGTTCTCAGCCGTCCAGCACGCCGAGCGCATGCTCTCCCTGGACAACGCCTTCGACGACGAGGAGCTGGCCGCCTGGTCCGACCGCGTCGCCAAGGACGTCGGCACGAGCGCGTACCACTTCCTGTGCGAGCTGAAGGTCGACGGCCTCGCGGTCAACCTCACGTATGAGCACGGGCGCCTCACGCGCGCGGCGACCCGCGGCGACGGCCGCACGGGCGAGGACATCACGCCCAACGTCCGTACGATCGCGGAGATCCCCGACCGGCTGACCGGCGAGCGCATCCCCGACCTCGTGGAGATCCGCGGCGAGGTCTACTTCCCGATGGAGAAGTTCGAGGAGCTCAACGCCCGCCTGGTGGAGGCCGGCGACAAACCCTTCGCCAACCCGCGCAACGCGGCGGCGGGTTCACTGCGCCAGAAGGACCCCCGCGTCACGGCCACCCGCCCGCTGCACATGGTGGTGCACGGCATCGGCGCGCGCGAGGGCTTCGACATCGACTGCCTCTCGCACGCCTACGAGCTGCTGCGCGAATGGGGCCTGCCGACGACCCGCTACGGCAAGGTCGTCGACGACCTCGACGGCGTGCGGGAGTTCATCGCCTTCTACGGAGAGAACCGCCACTCCGTGGAGCACGAGATCGACGGCGTCGTCGTCAAGCTGGACGAGATCCCCCTCCAGGGCCGCCTCGGCTCGACCTCCCGCGCCCCGCGCTGGGCGATCGCGTGGAAGTACGCGCCGGAGGAGGTCAACACCAAGCTGGTCAACATCCGGGTGGGCGTGGGCCGCACCGGCCGCGTCACTCCGTACGCGCAGGTGGAGCCCGTCACGGTGGCCGGCTCCGAGGTCGAGTTCGCGACCCTGCACAACCAGGACGTGGTCAAGGCCAAGGGCGTCCTCATCGGGGACACGGTGGTGCTGCGCAAGGCCGGTGACGTCATCCCCGAGATCCTCGGACCGGTCGTCGACCTGCGCGACGGCAGCGAGCGGGAGTTCGTGATGCCCGCCGAGTGCCCCGAGTGCGGCACACCGCTGGCCCCCGCCAAGGAGGGGGACATCGACCTGCGCTGCCCGAACGGCCGCACCTGCCCGGCTCAGCTGCGCGAGCGCCTCTTCTACCTCGGCGGCCGCAAGTCCCTGGACATCGAGAACTTCGGTTACGTGGCCGCCGCCGCGCTCACCAAGCCGCTGGAGCCCTCGGAGCCGCCCCTGGGGGACGAGGGGGACCTCTTCGACCTCACCATCGAGCAGCTGCTGCCCATCAGGGCGTACGTCCTCGACCAGGACAGCGGACTGCCCAAGCGGGACCCGAAGACGGGTGAGGAGAAGATCGCCACGGTCTTCGCCAACCAGGAGGGCGCGCCCAGGAAGAACGCTCTCGCGATGCTGGAGAACATCGCGGCGGCGAAGGAGCGCCCGCTGGCCCGGATCATCACGGGCCTGTCCATCCGGCACGTGGGGCCGGTCGCGGCCGAGGCCCTGGCCCGCGAGTTCCGCTCGATCGACCGCGTCGAGCAGGCCACGGAGGAGGAACTCGCGGCCGTGGAGGGCGTCGGGCCCATCATCGCCGCCTCGCTCAAGCAGTGGTTCGCGGTCGACTGGCACCAGGAGATCCTCCGCAAGTGGAAGGCCGCCGGCGTCCGCATGGAGGAGGAGGGCTCCGGGGAGGACGAGGGACCCCGCCCGCTCGCCGGACTGACCGTCGTGGTCACCGGCACGCTGGAACGTCACACACGCGACGGAGCGAAAGAGGCACTGCAGAGCAGGGGAGCGAAGGTGACCGGTTCTGTTTCGAAGAAGACGTCATTTGTTGTCGTAGGTGACAATCCTGGATCGAAGTACGACAAGGCCATGCAGCTCAAAGTGCCGGTTCTGAACGAGGACGGTTTCGCCGTTCTGCTCGAACAAGGACCGGAGGCAGCCGCTGAAGCGGCACTTCCGATCGAGGGGTAA
- a CDS encoding putative bifunctional diguanylate cyclase/phosphodiesterase, with protein sequence MEPTESAAPDSRLRPRWMTGVRRWGHPLLERSREFGAGLGVTGPARRSRVPGPSSARFAGARRTGTDGHGSGRFPADPGSPSQSPGQEGDRRLTWPALPTAVLVAAAAVLGAGFYRAFTGQHALFPSGSAGWALAALVGVIVGHLVALGRSRWWGGTGSGAALTLAVLLLYGWVPAGMVSLTVVVLVGVARRHRWRQGILHGAVDILGLGAGALMLAAFGRVPSVETPWKPENWTVFTVPQVVLAAGAYLVVSRALLWYLHAPRTPGLPTVARTALVRQGLVAVALLGIAPLICVVAIALPVLLPLFAVPLIALDSTLWIARARAEEQLRDPLTGLPNRQWLLERTWRALDDAERIGARSALMLIDLDRFRSVNDTLGHLAGDRLLLQIADRLRIALPRGAEAARLGGDEFAVLLPVADSTTTATRVARGLVTALGSPLDLDGLTLVLEASAGLAVFPDHALDAEGLLRRADVAMYQAKRDRTGVEVYESKRDSNTPDRLGLLGDLRRALDAGDVELHYQPKVRFDGQVAGLEALVRWVHPERGKVPPDEFIAIAESSGLMPHLTEYVLEAALAQVARWRAQGLRVPVAVNVSPRDVHTPGFAGSVAARLARHGVPAGALQLEITEHVLLEDPQRAADTLAALTAHGVKMSLDDFGTGYSSLVHLRRLPVSELKIDRSFVARLAVDTEDAEIVRCTVDLAHSLGLLVVAEGVEDDETWERLRDLGCDAVQGWLVAAAMPSDEATAWLLARGSRGWQRPAAALPAAAADE encoded by the coding sequence ATGGAACCGACCGAGAGCGCCGCCCCGGACTCACGGCTGCGCCCACGCTGGATGACCGGCGTGCGGCGATGGGGGCACCCCTTGCTGGAGCGAAGCCGGGAGTTCGGGGCGGGCCTCGGCGTCACCGGTCCCGCGCGGCGGTCCCGCGTGCCGGGGCCGTCGTCGGCGCGGTTCGCCGGGGCCCGGCGCACCGGCACGGACGGGCACGGCTCGGGCCGGTTCCCCGCCGACCCCGGCTCCCCCTCCCAGTCGCCGGGCCAGGAGGGTGACCGGCGGCTGACCTGGCCCGCGCTGCCCACGGCGGTCCTGGTGGCCGCCGCGGCCGTGCTGGGCGCGGGGTTCTACCGCGCCTTCACCGGCCAGCACGCACTCTTCCCGTCCGGCTCGGCCGGCTGGGCGCTGGCCGCCCTGGTCGGCGTCATCGTCGGTCACCTGGTCGCGCTGGGCCGCTCCCGCTGGTGGGGCGGCACGGGCTCCGGAGCGGCCCTCACCCTCGCCGTCCTGCTGCTGTACGGCTGGGTGCCGGCCGGCATGGTCAGCCTCACCGTCGTCGTCCTCGTCGGCGTCGCCCGCCGGCACCGCTGGCGCCAGGGCATCCTGCACGGCGCGGTGGACATCCTCGGCCTCGGCGCCGGGGCGCTGATGCTGGCCGCGTTCGGCCGGGTGCCGTCCGTCGAGACGCCCTGGAAACCGGAGAACTGGACTGTTTTCACCGTGCCACAGGTGGTGTTGGCGGCCGGGGCGTATCTCGTCGTGAGCCGCGCGCTGCTCTGGTACCTCCACGCGCCGCGCACGCCCGGACTGCCCACCGTCGCCCGCACGGCCCTGGTCAGACAGGGGCTGGTGGCGGTCGCGCTGCTCGGTATCGCCCCGCTGATCTGTGTCGTCGCCATCGCCCTGCCCGTGCTCCTGCCGCTCTTCGCCGTTCCCCTCATCGCTCTCGACTCCACGCTCTGGATAGCGCGGGCCCGGGCCGAGGAGCAACTGCGTGATCCCCTCACGGGACTGCCCAACCGGCAGTGGCTGCTCGAACGGACCTGGCGGGCGCTGGACGACGCCGAGCGGATCGGTGCGCGTTCCGCGTTGATGCTGATCGACCTGGACCGCTTCCGGTCGGTGAATGACACCCTCGGACATCTCGCCGGGGACCGGCTGCTGTTGCAGATAGCGGACCGGCTGCGGATCGCCCTGCCGCGCGGAGCGGAGGCCGCGCGGCTGGGCGGGGACGAGTTCGCCGTACTGCTGCCCGTCGCCGACTCGACGACCACCGCGACCCGGGTCGCCCGCGGCCTCGTGACCGCGCTCGGATCGCCGCTCGACCTCGACGGGCTGACGCTCGTGCTGGAGGCCAGCGCAGGCCTCGCCGTCTTCCCCGACCACGCGCTGGACGCGGAGGGGCTGCTGCGGCGGGCCGACGTCGCGATGTACCAGGCGAAGCGGGACCGTACGGGGGTGGAGGTCTACGAGTCCAAGCGGGACTCCAACACCCCCGACCGGCTCGGCCTCCTGGGCGATCTGCGCCGGGCGCTCGACGCGGGGGACGTCGAACTGCACTACCAGCCGAAGGTGCGCTTCGACGGCCAGGTCGCCGGCCTCGAGGCGCTCGTCCGGTGGGTGCATCCCGAGCGCGGGAAGGTGCCGCCGGACGAGTTCATAGCCATCGCCGAGTCGTCCGGTCTGATGCCGCATCTCACCGAGTACGTACTGGAGGCGGCGCTCGCCCAGGTGGCGCGCTGGCGTGCGCAGGGGCTTCGGGTGCCGGTCGCCGTCAACGTGTCGCCCCGGGACGTGCACACCCCCGGTTTCGCGGGATCGGTGGCCGCGCGGCTCGCCCGGCACGGGGTCCCCGCGGGGGCGCTGCAGCTGGAGATCACGGAACACGTGCTGCTGGAGGATCCGCAGCGGGCCGCGGACACCCTGGCGGCGCTGACCGCGCACGGCGTGAAGATGTCCCTCGACGACTTCGGGACCGGGTACTCGTCGCTGGTGCACCTGCGGCGGCTGCCGGTGAGCGAACTGAAGATCGACCGCTCGTTCGTGGCGCGGCTCGCGGTGGACACGGAGGACGCCGAGATCGTGCGGTGCACGGTGGATCTCGCGCACTCGCTCGGGCTGCTCGTCGTCGCGGAGGGAGTCGAGGACGACGAGACGTGGGAGCGGTTGCGCGACCTCGGGTGCGACGCGGTGCAGGGGTGGCTGGTCGCCGCGGCGATGCCGTCGGACGAGGCCACGGCGTGGTTGCTGGCGCGGGGGTCGCGGGGCTGGCAGCGGCCCGCCGCGGCATTGCCTGCGGCAGCGGCGGACGAATAA
- the gatC gene encoding Asp-tRNA(Asn)/Glu-tRNA(Gln) amidotransferase subunit GatC, with translation MPGITREEVAYLARLARLELKAEELDHFAGQLDDIIGAVARVSEVADQDVPPTSHPLPLTNVMRADEVRPSLTPEQALSGAPAQEQRRFKVPQILGED, from the coding sequence ATGCCTGGCATCACGCGCGAGGAGGTCGCCTACCTCGCCCGACTGGCGCGTCTGGAGCTGAAGGCCGAAGAGCTCGACCACTTCGCCGGTCAGCTCGACGACATCATCGGCGCGGTCGCCCGCGTCAGCGAGGTCGCCGACCAAGACGTACCGCCGACCTCCCACCCGCTGCCGCTGACGAACGTCATGCGCGCGGACGAGGTCCGTCCGTCGCTCACCCCCGAGCAGGCGCTCTCCGGCGCCCCGGCCCAGGAGCAGCGGCGTTTCAAGGTGCCGCAGATCCTGGGGGAGGACTAA